The following are from one region of the Hemitrygon akajei chromosome 6, sHemAka1.3, whole genome shotgun sequence genome:
- the LOC140729569 gene encoding uncharacterized protein: protein MRCRRRRVMGRTGSLLWLVLVIALMVLVPLSEGDLQLKTNKGPVEVILNKNGLLQCQIANLTGISLNPTNLGILWTFGQGTEAENVLMYTNGHITSQWKEAELSADTIQNGKMSLLLRNVTLKRSGEYKCEVVIPPDYKESVKVKLEVLAQPMVTVVSKKVVEVGNGGEMFLGCHLDGYYPCESNIEWFKLSPSQSTTKLLTDICIAPPTKNPDGTCKLTAEVRFEPQKEDIGSSFRCRVTHKTFPEPYTVNAAVTLKEAEIRISEQSIVGSVIASLIISVLLIGTGIFLYMRYRYKVPPKLSDIQLPAQIIHRELTEITCHVSGFRPNVIQVAWYLKRPSDTGENLIGEFKRYQIIESFRLINRSELTERGNKTPDNWKLHTPSFKDNDDGTYSLSSTVEVNPDVIKDNKVEVKCRVWHPAGTQEKWICLCVDGIAPKLSNIIIPSVVQHNSLVMLTCPINSFKPNHLTITWYRNRKGKKSYLMVYNTGDELTSSIGRYSHDLKEFSFPGHIYSIYSMLTFKATVQEDDGDEYFCEVNHMSLKHPAEKRIKLDVKAFPSLNPILCDPVNPRIDKELTLSCKVHSFYPKEITVQWFKDKKAIMDFETSEIIENPDNKLYELTTTCTVTPTLLDIESNYQCQVNHKSLLFPKFVEYVPESLVRSPKINEITCDPVNPEIGKALTLACEIKEFYPEDIQIDWFKDNVRINENTKYEIFNKDLKNEDGLYSKVTKLTLISSSADHQAEFRVEAYHSNLSAKPQKQCFQLFLKGSPKFSDFSIEPKVPLYGHQLTVSYWVYDLPSKHFTFEWYKGSEPVKTGVTNSDFVCTPQKTYKVESCLTFVVTAEDFGKELVFLCKDYSKNEFKKHTQLPLKAVPPEISEISCTPVQPKMGEIATLTCRIEHFCPVDIDIVWTQGSKTLKDLQVVEPLKMHENGLYSTITKLPIVITRDSKDFVCEIRHALSNDIVEKTFTLQI from the exons ATGCGATGCAGAAGACGGAGGGTCATGGGCCGGACGGGGAGCTTATTGTGGCTGGTGTTGGTGATCGCGCTGATGGTCCTGGTGCCGCTTTCAG AAGGAGATTTGCAGCTGAAAACGAATAAAGGTCCAGTGGAAGTAATCCTTAACAAAAATGGACTTCTGCAGTGTCAAATTGCCAACCTGActggaatctcattgaatccaACGAATTTAGGCATCTTATGGACTTTCGGTCAGGGTACTGAAGCAGAAAATGTCCTTATGTATACTAATGGGCACATAACATCTCAATGGAAAGAAGCTGAGCTGTCTGCAGACACTATTCAAAATGGAAAAATGTCCCTTTTGCTGAGAAACGTTACATTGAAACGTAGTGGAGAGTACAAGTGTGAGGTTGTTATTCCACCAGATTATAAAGAATCTGTGAAGGTGAAGCTTGAAGTTTTAG CACAACCTATGGTGACTGTTGTTTCCAAAAAGGTTGTGGAAGTTGGCAATGGTGGAGAGATGTTCTTGGGTTGTCATTTGGATGGCTATTATCCTTGTGAAAGCAACATAGAATGGTTTAAGTTAAGTCCATCACAAAGTACAACAAAATTGTTAACAGATATATGCATTGCCCCACCAACCAAAAATCCTGATGGAACTTGCAAATTAACTGCTGAAGTTCGGTTTGAGCCTCAGAAAGAAGACATTGGCAGCAGTTTCAGATGCCGCGTGACACATAAGACTTTTCCAGAACCATACACCGTGAATGCTGCAGTGACTTTGAAAG AAGCAGAAATTCGAATATCCGAACAATCAATAGTTGGAAGCGTCATTGCAAGCCTTATTATCTCTGTATTACTAATAGGCACAGGAATTTTTCTGTACATGCGGTACAGGTACAAAG ttccacccaagtTATCAGATATTCAGCTGCCAGCTCAAATTATACACCGAGAACTTACAGAGATCACTTGCCATGTGTCTGGATTCCGACCTAATGTGATCCAAGTTGCGTGGTATTTGAAGAGACCAAGTGACACTGGAGAGAATTTAATTGGCGAATTCAAAAGATACCAGATAATAGAAAGTTTTAGGTTAATAAACAGGAGCGAATtaacagagagagggaataaAACTCCGGATAATTGGAAACTCCACACACCAAGTTTCAAGGACAATGATGATGGAACATACAGCCTTTCTAGCACTGTTGAAGTTAATCCTGATGTAATAAAGGATAACAAAGTAGAAGTCAAGTGTAGAGTGTGGCATCCGGCTGGAACACAGGAAAAATGGATCTGCTTATGTGTTGATGGAA tTGCTCCTAAATTGTCCAACATAATTATTCCTTCTGTTGTGCAGCATAACAGTTTAGTGATGCTGACATGTCCAATAAATTCTTTCAAGCCCAATCATTTAACAATCACATGGTATAGAAACAGAAAAGGGAAGAAGTCATACTTGATGGTCTACAACACTGGAGATGAACTAACTTCCTCTATTGGCCGGTATTCTCATGATTTGAAAGAGTTTAGTTTTCCAGGCCACATTTACAGTATCTACAGTATGTTGACCTTTAAAGCAACAGTACAAGAAGATGATGGTGATGAGTATTTCTGTGAAGTGAATCACATGAGTTTGAAACATCCAGCAGAAAAACGGATTAAGCTGGATGTAAAAG CATTTCCTTCACTTAATCCCATCCTGTGTGACCCAGTGAACCCTAGAATAGACAAAGAGTTGACTCTTTCTTGCAAAGTGCATTCATTTTATCCTAAAGAAATTACTGTCCAGTGGTTCAAAGATAAGAAGGCGATAATGGACTTTGAGACATCTGAAATTATTGAGAATCCTGACAACAAATTGTATGAATTAACCACTACTTGCACAGTAACTCCAACGCTATTGGACATAGAGAGTAATTACCAGTGTCAGGTTAATCACAAGAGCCTTTTATTTCCAAAGTTTGTGGAATATGTTCCTGAAAGTTTAG TACGTTCGCCCAAAATAAATGAAATTACCTGTGATCCTGTCAACCCTGAAATTGGGAAGGCATTGACCTTGGCCTGTGAAATAAAGGAGTTTTATCCAGAGGATATTCAAATTGATTGGTTCAAGGATAATGTGAGAATAAATGAAAATACAAAATATGAAATCTTtaataaagatttaaaaaatgaAGATGGTTTATACAGCAAAGTCACCAAATTAACATTGATTTCAAGCTCTGCTGATCATCAAGCTGAATTCAGAGTTGAAGCTTATCATTCAAATTTGTCTGCAAAACCTCAGAAACAATGCTTTCAATTGTTTCTTAAAG GCTCACCGAAATTTTCAGACTTCAGCATTGAGCCAAAGGTTCCATTGTATGGACATCAGTTAACCGTGTCTTATTGGGTGTATGATCTTCCAAGTAAACATTTTACTTTTGAGTGGTACAAAGGATCTGAGCCTGTGAAAACAGGAGTAACTAATTCAGATTTTGTATGTACCCCTCAGAAGACTTACAAGGTAGAGAGTTGTCTTACATTTGTAGTGACCGCAGAAGACTTTGGAAAAGAGTTAGTCTTTCTGTGTAAAGACTATTCTAAAAATGAATTCAAAAAACACACGCAACTTCCCCTGAAAG CTGTGCCTCCTGAAATATCAGAAATCAGCTGTACTCCTGTTCAGCCCAAAATGGGTGAAATTGCCACTCTTACTTGCAGGATTGAACATTTTTGCCCAGTGGATATAGATATAGTGTGGACACAAGGATCGAAGACATTGAAGGATCTGCAAGTGGTAGAACCACTGAAAATGCATGAAAATGGGCTGTACTCTACAATTACAAAACTGCCAATTGTCATAACAAGAGATTCAAAAGATTTTGTTTGTGAAATTCGACATGCACTGTCCAATGATATTGTTGAGAAGACATTCACATTACAGATTTAA